The Pseudomonas allokribbensis genome has a window encoding:
- a CDS encoding DUF6124 family protein, which produces MIDPTLTDEEVSPYEFPDSKKLHEAAERALDHHFKPSAPRPKRLGGLFALCPNADAEALMANASEDLLSISAFAANLADDLDGPRRSMALGLSRMADGVRLMVEGTLDHIEFREYQAKP; this is translated from the coding sequence ATGATCGATCCAACCCTCACTGACGAAGAAGTTTCCCCCTACGAATTCCCAGACTCGAAGAAACTCCATGAAGCCGCCGAACGCGCCCTCGACCACCATTTCAAACCCAGCGCCCCACGCCCAAAACGCCTCGGCGGCCTGTTCGCCCTCTGCCCCAACGCCGACGCTGAAGCCCTCATGGCCAACGCCTCCGAAGACCTCCTGTCCATCAGCGCCTTCGCCGCCAACCTGGCCGACGACCTCGACGGCCCCCGCCGCTCGATGGCACTGGGCCTGAGCAGAATGGCGGACGGCGTGCGGTTGATGGTGGAAGGCACGCTCGATCACATTGAGTTTCGGGAGTATCAGGCCAAGCCGTAG
- a CDS encoding lysozyme inhibitor LprI family protein: MFVRFIALSLGLLSASIALAEDNCKVITVSWQYDECVEAERKDADAKLNSSYKKLLARFESGWESEPEEGKAFMVIARDSQRAWIKLRDATCPLETTAAQFGSAAHTMVINKCVTRMSLERAVYLDAIAPDGPSEVVNVVNVSKAASQRFGDVVVRYITTFGNPCLNVQIVAPDGNWKVLSSTRFCSFDGKPFWSGYSSAGFEDHVFAEDGLHVTLSLTELRSTGAKRLACVIPIQNEQIKELKCGAPESS; encoded by the coding sequence ATGTTTGTGCGCTTTATCGCGTTGTCCTTAGGCCTGCTGTCCGCTTCAATCGCGCTCGCTGAGGACAATTGCAAAGTCATTACGGTGAGCTGGCAATACGACGAGTGCGTGGAAGCTGAGCGGAAAGATGCCGACGCGAAACTCAATTCCAGCTACAAGAAATTGTTGGCTCGGTTCGAGTCTGGGTGGGAGTCTGAGCCTGAGGAGGGGAAGGCTTTCATGGTCATCGCCAGAGACTCGCAACGGGCCTGGATCAAGTTGCGCGACGCCACGTGCCCCCTTGAAACCACGGCTGCACAATTCGGGTCGGCGGCGCATACCATGGTTATCAACAAATGCGTCACCAGAATGAGTCTGGAGCGTGCCGTCTATCTTGACGCTATCGCACCTGATGGCCCGAGTGAGGTGGTCAATGTCGTTAACGTTTCGAAAGCTGCTTCTCAGCGTTTCGGCGATGTTGTGGTTCGCTATATCACTACGTTTGGCAACCCATGCCTGAACGTTCAAATTGTTGCACCGGATGGTAACTGGAAGGTGCTTTCCTCTACGCGGTTTTGCAGCTTTGACGGCAAACCGTTTTGGTCGGGTTATTCCTCTGCGGGGTTTGAGGATCATGTGTTCGCAGAAGATGGTTTGCATGTGACGCTTAGCCTGACAGAGCTTCGCTCTACTGGCGCCAAGCGCCTCGCCTGTGTGATTCCGATTCAGAACGAGCAGATCAAAGAGCTGAAATGTGGCGCACCTGAGTCATCGTGA
- a CDS encoding tetratricopeptide repeat protein, with protein MGSLKWLMIVMSLFASANALAENMQIVGVGGHMLTLKDKTWNRPAAELAIASFTANGKTFPLYVSDVGTETYDSWLSPDKKTVLLLQTLYSVVIGQEGEEIPTEETGCGVVSMETGCVLSQHAATFCYGKWEGNRWASGEGEVLDLALTTPSPKDLLNQVSSIEMPQSRVEELEFNLRTISPDAYMACHPPARNVQALNDLAFYLAEGGNDELALKFYRGVEAVGKRTVLMLNIADSLWRLDRKDEAQRYYNQYRDAMSADGKAQKIPQRVVERSVIQGMKH; from the coding sequence ATGGGCAGCCTTAAGTGGTTGATGATTGTCATGAGCCTGTTTGCTTCAGCCAATGCCTTGGCGGAGAACATGCAGATCGTCGGGGTTGGCGGGCACATGTTGACGCTGAAGGATAAGACATGGAACAGGCCTGCTGCGGAATTGGCGATCGCCTCGTTTACCGCGAATGGCAAGACTTTCCCACTCTATGTTTCCGACGTTGGTACCGAAACGTATGACAGTTGGCTAAGCCCTGACAAAAAAACAGTGCTGCTTCTTCAGACTCTGTATAGCGTTGTCATTGGTCAAGAGGGTGAAGAAATTCCAACAGAGGAGACTGGTTGCGGTGTCGTTTCGATGGAGACCGGTTGCGTACTGAGTCAGCACGCAGCCACGTTTTGCTACGGCAAGTGGGAGGGCAATCGATGGGCTTCCGGTGAGGGGGAGGTTCTTGACCTTGCCTTGACGACACCATCTCCAAAGGATTTGTTGAATCAAGTCTCAAGTATTGAGATGCCGCAATCTCGCGTGGAAGAACTCGAATTCAATCTTCGCACTATAAGTCCAGACGCCTATATGGCTTGTCACCCACCGGCGCGCAATGTTCAAGCTCTCAACGACCTGGCCTTTTACTTGGCCGAGGGCGGAAACGATGAACTTGCACTGAAGTTTTATCGCGGCGTTGAGGCCGTCGGTAAGCGCACAGTGCTGATGTTGAACATCGCCGATTCACTCTGGCGCCTTGATCGCAAAGATGAAGCGCAGCGCTATTACAACCAGTACCGCGACGCGATGAGTGCGGACGGCAAGGCGCAGAAAATACCTCAACGCGTAGTTGAGCGATCCGTCATTCAGGGAATGAAACATTGA
- a CDS encoding PEP-utilizing enzyme — MSKPLMYLLAGNGSAADWWDDALPHFQRYDVVPLELPGFGANPQPPCEDLAAYAQILLAMTQKGSAIMAVGVNALLVLHALQRRPGHFSRSVLLAPVGAFLWQRRLPALMSPLPIRKSIHWLLSNKPTLFARKFSNQTWTPAQYQRMGAGYARCRAFVPHWDLIRADTALPLLEWITDPVELVWGDQDKVLGIEQAAAWSAILARADLTISLQPGWGHYPWIDAPAQFAQWLESGERGFVAHTKGGRLRLAELARQPVPTALTLNDCNDPRLPTFLASQPQAIWAVRSSSYGEDQADSANAGLSTTYLREPAAIVPARIVELTAEGVEEVVVQRFITPQVSGIAFVRHLSVELEWVEGHLESLADGQISPERATLSRLGEAWRSGTFTAAHGLTEDVLWRFLQDVLRVFHYVPGDVEWAWDGTQLWLLQFRPISDYGWRRHLTAANIAEILPPQPSMLVEYAQRRAAASIPAIMARWDARVLQDNEPFTAVFGGASYINNDLFLARLADWGISASNYAGEVGGATPHLPWRPLRMVRSLPLFLRMQRIARGYLLSLEHGLQRFDQELTDLVAQGADGQQLADWFTRFYVFVVQGNLCIATALASSGGDWLGRPPTAYDNLENSPHRLPWETDPATPRPASSALPLQAFPQWSGLIRLAHSTGLPGLRGYYLQVREWYRDNLMRIFFRLHHAMPLADRDHWFAPHPDIRTRDGSFWQDGREGAEQATGFMIYPGQVRGILGEDILLEDTLDPGRHAHYQAARAVIARMGGRLSHGSTLLRELRKPSAVMPQVDSAWVGCEVLYLDGELELINPANKG, encoded by the coding sequence ATGAGCAAGCCCCTGATGTACCTGCTGGCCGGCAACGGCAGCGCCGCCGATTGGTGGGATGACGCGTTGCCGCATTTTCAGCGTTACGACGTGGTGCCGCTGGAGCTGCCGGGCTTCGGCGCCAACCCGCAGCCGCCCTGCGAGGATCTGGCGGCTTACGCCCAGATCTTGTTGGCGATGACGCAAAAGGGCAGTGCGATCATGGCCGTCGGGGTCAACGCGCTGCTGGTGCTGCATGCGCTGCAACGTCGGCCCGGGCACTTTTCTCGCAGTGTTTTGCTGGCGCCGGTGGGCGCTTTTTTGTGGCAGCGTCGATTGCCGGCGCTGATGTCACCGCTGCCAATCCGAAAGAGCATTCATTGGCTGCTGTCGAACAAACCCACGCTGTTCGCGCGCAAGTTCTCCAACCAGACCTGGACGCCCGCGCAGTACCAGCGCATGGGCGCCGGTTATGCGCGCTGCCGTGCGTTTGTGCCGCACTGGGATCTGATCCGTGCCGACACCGCGCTGCCCTTGCTGGAGTGGATCACCGACCCGGTCGAGCTGGTCTGGGGCGATCAGGACAAGGTGCTTGGCATCGAACAAGCGGCGGCATGGTCGGCGATTCTTGCGCGCGCAGATCTGACCATCAGCCTCCAACCCGGTTGGGGCCATTACCCGTGGATCGACGCACCCGCGCAGTTTGCGCAGTGGCTGGAGTCGGGCGAGCGCGGCTTCGTCGCGCACACCAAGGGCGGGCGTTTGCGTCTGGCGGAACTGGCCCGGCAACCGGTGCCGACGGCGCTGACTCTCAACGATTGCAACGACCCGCGACTACCGACCTTTCTCGCCAGCCAACCACAGGCGATCTGGGCGGTACGTTCCTCCAGTTACGGCGAAGATCAGGCCGACTCGGCGAATGCCGGTTTGAGCACGACTTACCTGCGCGAGCCGGCCGCCATCGTGCCGGCGCGCATCGTCGAGCTGACTGCCGAAGGTGTCGAGGAAGTGGTGGTGCAGCGCTTCATCACGCCGCAGGTGTCGGGCATCGCGTTTGTGCGTCATCTGTCGGTGGAACTCGAGTGGGTTGAAGGTCATCTTGAGTCCCTTGCCGACGGCCAGATCAGCCCGGAGCGGGCGACGCTCTCGCGGCTCGGCGAAGCCTGGCGCAGTGGCACGTTCACGGCCGCCCACGGTTTGACCGAAGACGTGCTGTGGCGCTTTCTCCAGGATGTCTTGCGGGTGTTCCACTATGTGCCGGGCGATGTCGAATGGGCCTGGGACGGTACGCAACTGTGGCTGCTGCAATTCCGGCCGATCAGCGACTACGGCTGGCGCCGCCACCTGACGGCCGCCAACATCGCCGAGATCTTGCCGCCGCAACCCAGCATGCTGGTGGAATACGCCCAGCGCCGGGCCGCCGCGAGCATTCCGGCGATCATGGCTCGTTGGGATGCGCGGGTGTTGCAGGACAACGAACCGTTCACGGCTGTATTTGGCGGCGCGTCCTACATCAACAACGACCTGTTTCTCGCACGGTTGGCCGACTGGGGCATCAGCGCCAGCAACTATGCCGGTGAAGTCGGCGGTGCGACCCCGCATCTGCCGTGGCGACCGCTGCGGATGGTGCGTTCCCTACCGTTGTTCCTGCGCATGCAACGTATCGCTCGCGGATATTTGCTGAGCCTTGAGCACGGCTTGCAGCGCTTCGACCAAGAGCTGACCGACCTCGTCGCCCAGGGTGCTGACGGTCAGCAACTGGCCGACTGGTTCACCCGGTTTTATGTGTTCGTGGTGCAGGGCAATCTGTGCATCGCCACGGCGCTGGCCAGCAGCGGCGGGGACTGGCTGGGCCGACCGCCCACCGCTTACGACAACCTGGAAAACAGCCCTCATCGGCTGCCGTGGGAGACCGATCCCGCCACACCTCGACCTGCGTCGAGCGCGCTGCCACTACAGGCCTTCCCGCAATGGTCAGGGCTGATTCGCCTCGCTCACTCGACCGGCCTGCCGGGCCTGCGTGGTTACTACCTGCAAGTGCGCGAGTGGTATCGCGACAACCTGATGCGCATCTTCTTCCGCCTGCATCACGCCATGCCACTGGCGGATCGCGATCACTGGTTTGCGCCGCACCCGGACATCCGCACGCGCGACGGCAGTTTCTGGCAGGACGGTCGCGAAGGTGCCGAACAGGCCACCGGGTTCATGATTTACCCGGGGCAGGTGCGGGGCATTCTTGGCGAAGACATCTTGCTGGAAGACACCCTCGATCCCGGGCGTCACGCGCACTATCAGGCAGCGCGGGCGGTGATTGCGCGGATGGGCGGGCGGTTGTCGCATGGATCGACGTTGTTGCGGGAACTGCGCAAGCCTTCGGCGGTGATGCCGCAGGTGGATTCGGCCTGGGTGGGGTGTGAGGTGTTGTACCTCGATGGTGAGCTAGAGCTGATCAATCCTGCGAACAAAGGATGA
- a CDS encoding TIGR01777 family oxidoreductase, producing the protein MPAPSFSLRPAMVLWLYAAAIVHVLAGLTLTWAGHSGLLDGYLHTLELAFWGADPVPAAGHEQQVWWLALFGATLQSYSLYMLALVHLGNRLKAPAIWGWLMAGVLLWAPQDMWLSAQQQVWSHLWLDGFALLVLLPPLIWLLRHDRRKSPPERTVSKSNPFVGGAYKRVLITGGTGFIGEAVVNQLLDAGHTVSVLARDPLKAANLFDGRVRCVRLLSELGCDEPFDVVINLAGAPVAGPRWSPARQAQLLASRVDTTEALMCWLKQTSHKPALWIQASAIGFYGVRDASESLDEQASKGDGFMAELCARWEASAQPATQFGVRQVVLRLGVVFGPGGALLPLLIPFRLGFGGRMGDGQQIMSWVHRDDVIQVIARSFHDESLRGTYNMVAPETVSQATFAENVGKVLKRPVWFHIPAAPVRALAGEMAQLFFDGQRVVPQRLSEAGYTFRYPTLDAALRDLA; encoded by the coding sequence ATGCCAGCCCCCTCTTTCTCTCTTCGCCCCGCGATGGTGCTTTGGTTGTATGCCGCGGCAATCGTGCATGTGCTCGCCGGTCTCACGCTGACGTGGGCCGGTCATTCCGGATTACTCGACGGCTATTTGCACACCCTCGAACTCGCATTCTGGGGCGCCGATCCGGTCCCTGCCGCCGGTCACGAGCAGCAGGTGTGGTGGCTCGCGCTGTTCGGCGCGACGTTGCAAAGTTATTCGCTGTACATGCTCGCGTTGGTGCACCTTGGCAACCGTCTTAAAGCACCTGCAATTTGGGGCTGGTTGATGGCGGGCGTCCTGTTATGGGCGCCGCAGGACATGTGGCTTTCAGCTCAACAACAGGTCTGGTCGCATCTGTGGCTCGACGGTTTTGCGCTGCTGGTGCTGTTGCCGCCGCTGATCTGGTTGCTGCGCCATGATCGTCGGAAATCCCCACCAGAAAGAACCGTGAGCAAATCCAACCCCTTTGTCGGCGGCGCCTACAAGCGGGTGCTGATCACCGGTGGCACCGGGTTTATCGGTGAAGCCGTGGTCAATCAGTTACTCGACGCCGGCCACACGGTCAGCGTGTTGGCTCGGGATCCGTTGAAAGCGGCGAACCTGTTCGACGGTCGCGTCCGCTGTGTGCGTTTGTTGAGCGAACTCGGCTGCGACGAACCGTTCGACGTGGTGATCAACCTCGCCGGCGCACCGGTCGCTGGCCCGCGCTGGAGCCCCGCGCGTCAGGCGCAACTGCTCGCCAGTCGGGTCGATACCACCGAAGCCTTGATGTGCTGGCTGAAGCAAACGAGCCATAAACCCGCGCTGTGGATTCAGGCCTCGGCGATCGGTTTCTACGGCGTGCGTGATGCCAGCGAAAGCCTCGATGAACAGGCCAGCAAGGGCGACGGTTTCATGGCTGAGCTCTGCGCGCGTTGGGAGGCTTCGGCGCAACCCGCCACGCAGTTTGGCGTGCGCCAGGTGGTGCTGCGCCTCGGCGTGGTGTTCGGGCCGGGCGGTGCGTTGTTGCCATTGTTGATCCCGTTCCGTCTGGGCTTCGGCGGTCGCATGGGCGATGGTCAGCAGATCATGAGCTGGGTGCACCGCGACGATGTGATTCAGGTGATCGCTCGATCCTTCCACGATGAAAGTTTGCGCGGCACCTACAACATGGTCGCGCCCGAAACCGTCAGTCAGGCAACGTTCGCCGAGAACGTTGGTAAGGTCCTCAAGCGCCCGGTGTGGTTCCACATTCCTGCAGCGCCAGTGCGTGCGTTGGCCGGGGAAATGGCTCAGCTGTTCTTCGACGGTCAGCGTGTGGTGCCGCAGCGTTTGAGCGAGGCGGGTTACACGTTCCGCTATCCGACCCTCGACGCCGCGCTGCGCGATCTGGCCTGA
- a CDS encoding lysozyme inhibitor LprI family protein → MYWRRWHSVNVARWMFCAFVAMSVSSVSFSQDAGCEAVAAGQRDECAEKAMKAADRVLNDSYDAVIDRAGFRYIFQYQSRHEEHKAFLDRLKNSQRAWIKLRDSNCRLEGFENEWDTTSYSADLNRCAAKMSLERALYLDGILPAH, encoded by the coding sequence ATGTATTGGCGCAGGTGGCACTCAGTGAATGTCGCGCGTTGGATGTTTTGTGCATTTGTGGCGATGTCAGTCTCGTCAGTCAGTTTTTCCCAAGATGCAGGTTGTGAGGCAGTAGCGGCTGGGCAACGTGACGAGTGCGCAGAAAAAGCGATGAAGGCTGCCGATCGTGTCCTTAATGACAGTTACGACGCGGTGATTGATAGAGCAGGGTTTCGGTATATTTTTCAGTACCAGTCTCGGCATGAAGAGCATAAGGCGTTTCTAGATCGACTGAAAAACTCCCAGCGGGCATGGATAAAGCTGAGGGATTCGAACTGCAGGCTTGAGGGGTTTGAGAATGAATGGGACACGACATCCTATTCTGCAGATCTGAATAGATGCGCCGCGAAGATGAGTCTGGAGAGAGCTTTATATTTGGACGGTATCCTTCCGGCACATTGA
- a CDS encoding sel1 repeat family protein, whose product MKRFFAVPSCGMTTRRLNQWLSVALLSTGLFTSAFASTEQQCPANNFADFVKAFSLDSAVQKAFTASPIQATHVVAEGNIPKVVVRSVKHLPADELSVLGTVNAAALSLSTEIAFPNRVVVRDQQGTFLKIFVFKHSDCWVLNSVEDWTLEAVMDDVARTDHPSPGERELKKGVMFDRLVNKASGESGVSLYAAALDSYVDGARKGSAQAAVAAAGISLSGQAPRLPNEQILELMNQAFQSNPDNGVFLSLFYCDEGEYDDHKACIDPQKSMATLESAALRGSSHALLRLGDVYEAGTVVAADLPRAMACYREASKTELKSGPAAVERLSARGVVMDNSIECIGAGGTQ is encoded by the coding sequence TTGAAACGATTTTTTGCGGTACCGAGTTGCGGTATGACAACACGCAGGCTGAATCAGTGGCTTTCCGTTGCATTGTTGAGCACCGGCCTGTTCACAAGCGCCTTCGCCTCTACTGAACAGCAATGCCCGGCTAACAACTTCGCTGACTTCGTCAAAGCCTTTTCATTGGACTCGGCGGTACAGAAAGCGTTTACCGCGTCGCCGATTCAGGCAACTCATGTCGTGGCTGAAGGCAACATACCCAAGGTTGTCGTGCGCAGCGTCAAGCATTTGCCCGCCGATGAATTGAGCGTGCTGGGTACGGTAAATGCTGCCGCGTTGAGCCTGTCTACCGAGATCGCATTTCCGAACAGGGTGGTCGTGCGTGATCAGCAGGGTACCTTCTTGAAGATTTTCGTCTTCAAACACAGCGACTGCTGGGTGCTGAACAGTGTTGAAGACTGGACGCTCGAAGCGGTGATGGATGACGTGGCTCGAACAGATCACCCTTCACCCGGTGAGCGCGAGTTGAAGAAAGGCGTGATGTTCGATCGGCTGGTCAACAAGGCATCAGGTGAATCCGGTGTCTCTTTGTACGCGGCAGCGCTGGACAGCTATGTGGACGGCGCCCGCAAAGGTTCGGCCCAGGCGGCAGTGGCGGCCGCGGGAATCAGTCTTTCCGGGCAGGCACCGCGATTGCCGAATGAACAGATTCTGGAGCTCATGAATCAGGCATTTCAGAGTAATCCCGACAATGGCGTGTTCCTCTCCTTGTTTTACTGCGATGAGGGTGAGTACGACGATCACAAGGCCTGCATCGATCCGCAAAAATCGATGGCGACATTGGAAAGCGCCGCGCTACGAGGCTCTAGCCACGCACTCCTGCGATTGGGTGACGTCTACGAAGCCGGCACTGTCGTCGCTGCTGATCTGCCCCGTGCAATGGCCTGTTACCGCGAGGCCAGCAAGACCGAGCTTAAGTCGGGCCCTGCTGCGGTCGAGCGCTTGTCGGCCCGAGGCGTCGTCATGGACAACTCAATTGAATGTATTGGCGCAGGTGGCACTCAGTGA
- a CDS encoding XAC2610-related protein → MPFKTLALSLLGLLWTVPVWAETTTFIPTQGVEATWVLEGSTLNVSVKSAAHSESQAIDFQAEKPLHMQIGDFNFDGMKDFSVWQIDDGMGTYSYFRVFIYQPETNRFEEAKPDCGDGFVNLRVDKKRKALLSTYWGMNGPEQCITRFTKRKT, encoded by the coding sequence ATGCCATTCAAAACTCTGGCGCTATCACTGCTCGGCCTGCTGTGGACTGTGCCGGTGTGGGCCGAAACCACCACGTTTATTCCCACCCAAGGCGTCGAAGCAACATGGGTTCTCGAAGGTTCCACGCTGAACGTCTCTGTTAAAAGCGCAGCCCATAGCGAGTCGCAGGCAATCGATTTTCAAGCGGAAAAACCGCTGCATATGCAGATCGGCGATTTCAATTTCGACGGTATGAAGGACTTTTCTGTCTGGCAGATTGATGACGGGATGGGTACTTACTCCTACTTCAGAGTCTTCATCTACCAACCTGAGACAAACCGTTTCGAAGAGGCTAAGCCCGATTGCGGCGATGGCTTCGTCAACCTGCGCGTAGACAAAAAGCGTAAGGCGTTGCTCAGCACTTATTGGGGCATGAACGGGCCAGAGCAATGCATTACCCGATTCACCAAACGCAAGACCTGA
- a CDS encoding lysozyme inhibitor LprI family protein, with translation MNFRISLVLAFSLLSSVVKAEGTMIATVLQADFSKDPEIRLLVRVLDVGGGPGDTSMALRKECLERVKSADRPGPDPCFSIEITESKKQRAIVRQTLLNDPQRSTDPIYLEIVYQSEVSATDPTNHHRRSAWLKIEENGFYNWNNETKQALADVVWPTASSGTLDLVVTDTDALLNLVYRERMERLDENAQKGLRETQRAWMKFRDAECLPEPKSSKSVFGEWSDSCLIRATIERARQLAMAPDKSKQ, from the coding sequence ATGAATTTTAGAATTAGTCTTGTTTTGGCTTTTTCGTTGCTGTCTTCGGTTGTGAAAGCAGAAGGAACTATGATTGCGACCGTGCTTCAGGCAGATTTTTCCAAAGATCCAGAAATACGACTGCTCGTCAGGGTTCTCGACGTAGGAGGGGGGCCGGGTGATACCTCGATGGCCCTTCGTAAAGAGTGTCTGGAGAGGGTTAAGTCAGCCGATCGCCCCGGTCCGGACCCATGCTTTTCGATTGAAATCACCGAGAGCAAAAAACAACGGGCCATCGTTCGCCAAACGCTGCTGAATGATCCTCAGCGCTCAACCGACCCGATCTATCTGGAGATTGTTTACCAGTCTGAAGTCAGTGCGACCGATCCGACCAATCATCATAGGCGCTCTGCCTGGCTGAAGATTGAAGAGAACGGTTTCTACAATTGGAACAACGAAACCAAGCAGGCGTTGGCGGACGTTGTGTGGCCAACTGCGTCGAGTGGGACGCTTGATCTGGTTGTTACGGATACGGATGCACTGCTCAACCTCGTTTACCGGGAGCGCATGGAACGGTTGGACGAAAATGCACAGAAAGGCCTGAGAGAAACCCAAAGGGCCTGGATGAAATTTCGCGATGCGGAGTGTCTGCCTGAGCCGAAATCGTCTAAGTCGGTTTTCGGGGAATGGTCGGACTCCTGTTTGATTCGCGCGACGATAGAGCGAGCCCGTCAATTGGCTATGGCTCCGGACAAGAGCAAACAGTGA